In Rhodoligotrophos defluvii, a genomic segment contains:
- a CDS encoding YbcC family protein, protein MLMTVHKTPLPGSEAVMAAAHGAARAIPPLWPLASSVAVNPFLGQTGEPLAVAAARLRRVAGIRLNMPRDWYRERHQSGELTDEDLAEALGAAPASMRPKTVPALKQALNVETSAARALPTVAELAREASGIDWQAVVDERISHWAAGYFDQGQALWAAAQGRSAYASWRTVAMHDLTPEIVGLARFAGTVADAPESAEAALIDAVETLGLSESALESCFHRLLASLGGWAQLARYRLWKAALAGGTDKTVIDLLAIRLVWEAALLRQYEHEIGTQWRETVTAHAEPVAASAEDHVDAILQEAAERAAQRQLRALFAEPRPAVPASSRPAMQMAFCIDVRSEVFRRALETLDPGISTLGFAGFFGMGIAHRRFGSDVVEARLPVLLRPGLFTCSGEQTPETERADRTARIAARAKRAWGRFKLAAVSSFAFVEATGPVYVGKLLRDALGLTRNAAPNDPAPRPADTIGLDQRIEMAETVLRAMSLTDRFARLVLIAGHGASVVNNPHASALHCGACGGYSGEVNARLLASLLNAPDVRTSLLARGIVVPEDTLFLAALHDTTTDDVTIYDADHSSVEHAADLTAARGWLQTAGGLARAERARRLPRAETQADIARRARDWAELRPEWALAGCQAFVAAPRWRTTGCDLGGRAFLHDYDWRRDEGFGVLELILTAPVVVASWISLQYYGSTVAPEVFGAGNKLLHNVTGGIGVVEGNGGLLRAGLPWQSVHDGNELAHEPLRLSVVIEAPQKAITGILERHADVRALLDNRWLHLFALGEDGRMAWRYAGNLSWDEAEVETLRLQAHA, encoded by the coding sequence ATGCTGATGACTGTACACAAGACCCCACTTCCCGGCTCCGAAGCAGTCATGGCTGCGGCGCACGGCGCAGCGCGCGCCATCCCGCCGCTCTGGCCGCTGGCGTCCAGCGTCGCTGTCAATCCGTTCCTTGGCCAGACGGGCGAACCGCTGGCTGTCGCCGCTGCGCGGTTGCGGCGGGTCGCCGGCATCCGGCTCAACATGCCGCGCGACTGGTATCGGGAGCGCCACCAAAGCGGCGAACTCACCGACGAAGATCTGGCCGAAGCGCTTGGAGCGGCGCCAGCATCAATGCGCCCAAAAACGGTTCCCGCGCTAAAGCAGGCATTGAATGTCGAGACGTCGGCGGCGCGGGCTTTGCCGACCGTCGCCGAGTTGGCGCGCGAGGCCAGCGGCATCGACTGGCAGGCCGTGGTCGATGAGCGCATCAGCCATTGGGCGGCAGGCTATTTCGATCAGGGCCAAGCGCTCTGGGCCGCAGCGCAAGGCCGCAGCGCCTATGCCTCCTGGCGCACCGTCGCCATGCATGACCTGACCCCGGAGATCGTCGGCCTTGCCCGCTTCGCCGGCACCGTCGCGGACGCTCCCGAAAGCGCCGAGGCCGCCCTGATCGACGCCGTCGAGACGCTCGGCCTGTCCGAGTCGGCGCTGGAAAGCTGCTTCCACCGCCTGCTGGCAAGCCTGGGCGGCTGGGCGCAGCTCGCACGCTATCGCCTCTGGAAGGCCGCACTGGCAGGCGGGACCGACAAGACGGTGATCGATCTCCTTGCCATTCGTCTCGTTTGGGAAGCTGCACTTCTGCGGCAATACGAGCACGAGATCGGCACGCAATGGCGCGAGACCGTGACCGCCCATGCCGAACCGGTCGCCGCAAGCGCGGAGGATCATGTCGATGCGATCCTCCAGGAGGCCGCTGAGCGCGCCGCCCAGAGGCAGCTGCGGGCCCTCTTCGCCGAACCGCGGCCCGCCGTGCCGGCTTCGTCGCGTCCCGCGATGCAGATGGCCTTCTGCATCGACGTCCGCTCGGAGGTCTTTCGCAGGGCGCTGGAAACGCTCGATCCCGGGATCAGCACGCTCGGCTTCGCCGGTTTCTTCGGCATGGGGATCGCGCACCGCCGCTTCGGCTCGGACGTGGTGGAAGCCCGCCTGCCCGTTCTGCTCCGGCCCGGTCTCTTCACCTGCTCGGGAGAGCAGACGCCTGAGACCGAGCGCGCGGATCGCACGGCACGGATCGCGGCCCGTGCCAAGCGTGCCTGGGGTCGCTTCAAGCTCGCCGCCGTCTCCTCCTTCGCCTTCGTCGAGGCGACGGGGCCAGTCTATGTCGGCAAGCTTCTTCGCGACGCGCTGGGGCTCACCCGCAATGCCGCACCGAACGACCCGGCGCCACGGCCGGCCGACACGATCGGCCTCGACCAGCGGATCGAGATGGCCGAAACCGTCCTCAGGGCCATGTCGCTCACCGATCGTTTCGCGAGGTTGGTGCTGATCGCCGGCCACGGCGCCAGTGTCGTCAACAACCCGCATGCCAGTGCACTCCATTGCGGGGCCTGCGGCGGCTATTCGGGCGAGGTCAATGCCCGGCTGCTCGCCTCGCTGCTCAACGCGCCCGACGTGCGCACCAGCCTTCTCGCACGCGGCATCGTGGTTCCCGAAGACACCTTGTTCCTGGCGGCCCTCCACGACACGACGACCGACGACGTTACCATCTATGACGCCGATCATTCCTCGGTGGAGCACGCCGCGGACCTGACGGCGGCCAGGGGTTGGCTCCAGACCGCAGGCGGGCTCGCGCGGGCCGAACGGGCAAGGCGCCTGCCCCGCGCCGAGACACAGGCCGATATTGCCCGCCGCGCCCGCGACTGGGCCGAGTTGCGACCCGAATGGGCGCTCGCCGGCTGCCAGGCTTTCGTCGCCGCGCCTCGGTGGCGCACGACGGGTTGCGACCTGGGGGGCCGGGCGTTCCTGCATGATTATGACTGGCGGCGCGACGAAGGCTTCGGCGTGCTGGAACTAATCCTGACCGCACCGGTCGTCGTCGCGAGCTGGATCAGCCTGCAATATTACGGCTCAACCGTCGCGCCGGAAGTCTTCGGCGCCGGCAACAAGCTCCTGCACAACGTCACAGGGGGAATCGGCGTCGTCGAAGGCAATGGCGGCCTCCTGCGCGCCGGCCTGCCCTGGCAGTCCGTCCATGACGGTAATGAGCTGGCGCATGAACCGCTGCGGCTCTCCGTCGTCATCGAGGCCCCGCAGAAGGCGATCACCGGCATCCTCGAGCGCCACGCGGACGTCCGGGCACTGCTCGACAATCGCTGGCTCCATCTCTTCGCCCTCGGCGAGGACGGCCGCATGGCCTGGCGTTACGCCGGCAACCTCTCCTGGGACGAAGCGGAGGTGGAAACCTTGCGACTTCAGGCGCACGCATGA